A window of the Hevea brasiliensis isolate MT/VB/25A 57/8 chromosome 6, ASM3005281v1, whole genome shotgun sequence genome harbors these coding sequences:
- the LOC110637144 gene encoding F-box/LRR-repeat protein 14-like: MDNLPDQLVWEILSRVKKTVDRNSASLACKRLYELDSEQRQSLRIGCGLDPANQALTSLCNRFSNLVKVEITYSGWMSKLGKQLDDQGLVILANNCPSLIDLTLSYCTFITDVGLRYLASCSKLSALKLNFTPRITGCGVLSLVVGCKKLTILHLNRCLNVTSVEWLEYLGKLETLEDLSIKNCRVIGEGDLIKLGSSWRKLKKLQFEVDANYRYMKVYDPLTVDQWQKQLVPCESMLELSLVNCIISPGRGLACVLGKCKNLEKIHLDMCVGVRDCDIIDLALKSKNLRSISLRVPSDFSLPLLLNNPLRLTDESLKAVAQNCPMLESVCISFSDGEFPSFSSFTLNGILALIQMCPIRELALDHVYSFNDVGMEALCSAQYLETLELVRCQEISDEGLQLVSQFPCLCILRLRKCLGITDDGLKPLVESGKMEILTVEDCPQISERGVQGAARSVSFRQDLSWMY; the protein is encoded by the coding sequence ATGGATAACTTACCAGACCAATTGGTTTGGGAGATATTGAGCAGAGTCAAGAAAACCGTTGATAGAAACTCTGCTTCATTAGCATGTAAGCGTCTCTATGAATTGGATAGTGAACAGAGACAATCTCTTCGAATCGGTTGTGGATTAGATCCTGCTAATCAAGCTCTGACTTCCCTCTGCAATAGATTTTCTAACTTGGTAAAAGTAGAAATAACTTACTCTGGTTGGATGTCCAAGCTAGGAAAGCAGTTAGACGACCAAGGGCTTGTGATTCTTGCAAACAACTGCCCATCCCTGATTGATCTCACTTTGAGCTATTGCACATTCATTACTGATGTTGGTCTTCGCTACTTGGCTTCTTGCTCCAAGCTTTCAGCTTTGAAGTTAAATTTCACACCAAGAATAACTGGTTGTGGCGTATTATCTCTTGTTGTGGGTTGCAAAAAACTCACCATCCTCCACCTTAACCGATGTCTCAATGTTACCAGTGTTGAATGGCTGGAATATCTTGGCAAGCTTGAAACACTTGAAGACCTTTCAATTAAGAATTGTAGAGTGATTGGCGAGGGTGATTTAATTAAGCTAGGATCTAGCTGGCGAAAACTAAAAAAATTGCAGTTTGAAGTGGATGCTAATTACAGATATATGAAGGTTTATGATCCGTTAACTGTAGATCAATGGCAAAAGCAATTGGTCCCTTGTGAGTCTATGTTGGAACTTAGCCTTGTGAATTGCATCATCAGCCCAGGGAGAGGGCTTGCTTGTGTGTTGGGAAAGTGCAAGAACTTGGAGAAGATTCATTTGGACATGTGTGTTGGGGTTAGGGACTGTGACATTATAGACTTAGCACTAAAATCAAAAAATCTACGGTCAATTTCCCTACGAGTCCCTTCTGATTTCTCCTTGCCACTTCTGCTGAACAACCCTTTGAGATTAACAGATGAAAGTCTTAAAGCGGTAGCTCAAAACTGTCCAATGCTTGAATCTGTCTGTATATCTTTTTCTGATGGGGAGTTTCCTTCCTTTTCATCCTTCACTTTAAATGGAATCCTTGCTTTGATTCAGATGTGCCCTATTAGGGAACTTGCTCTTGACCATGTTTATTCCTTCAATGACGTTGGCATGGAAGCTCTTTGTTCAGCTCAGTATCTGGAAACTTTGGAGCTTGTCAGATGCCAAGAAATCAGTGATGAGGGGCTGCAGCTTGTGAGCCAATTTCCTTGCTTATGCATATTACGGTTAAGAAAGTGTTTGGGAATTACTGATGATGGTTTAAAGCCTCTTGTTGAGTCAGGCAAGATGGAAATCTTGACTGTGGAGGATTGTCCACAAATTTCTGAAAGGGGTGTTCAAGGAGCAGCAAGATCTGTATCATTCCGGCAAGACTTGTCATGGATGTATTGA
- the LOC110637142 gene encoding BRAP2 RING ZnF UBP domain-containing protein 2 isoform X1 translates to MSPSSSTVVSVTTPKDHFRESEAMITGDYCDSSTSSSSPMTQAFPFSSGNPRIEETRGVMHLFSNDGVSGLPVGRKPSLSVLGVPNHMTYADFCQFCASFLHHILEMRIVRNDGMEEQYSILIRFDSQDSTDRFYQHFNGRQFNSLEEDVCRVLFIVDVQFTGYSGSLETQPSPASTTEQPSCPVCLEKLDQDMGGILTTICNHSFHCSCISKWEDSSCPVCRYCQQQPEKSICFVCQTSDNLWLCVICGFVGCGSYKGGHATRHWKETQHCYSLELETQRVWDYVGDNYVHRLIQSKTDGKLVELNSHCVHGNDGCASCVCLKSGVSDALLNGKVEAIVNEYNELLATQLENQKLYFETLLQEVNEETEREISEAVKKAVAQKLQKLQAKLDRCLKEKKFLDELNENLLKNQDIWKTKILEIEEREKKALKVKDNKIHDLEEQLRDLMVYLESGRTMEQVSISKEIKDGTVLPISVDSSSVTNSRGVRKANNRRKS, encoded by the exons ATGTCTCCGAGCTCAAGCACAGTAGTCTCTGTAACTACGCCGAAGGATCATTTCCGGGAATCGGAAGCGATGATCACTGGAGATTATTGCGACTCCTCCACGTCTTCATCGTCTCCAATGACGCAGGCCTTTCCTTTCTCATCTGGAAACCCTAGGATCGAAGAGACACGAGGCGTCATGCACCTCTTCTCCAATGATGGGGTTTCCGGTCTTCCC GTGGGAAGAAAACCTTCTTTATCAGTTCTTGGGGTGCCAAATCACATGACTTACGCAGATTTCTGCCAGTTTTGCGCTTCTTTTCTTCACCATATATTGGAGATGAGAATAGTCAG GAATGATGGGATGGAGGAGCAATATAGCATCCTGATAAGATTTGACAGTCAGGACTCTACAGATAGATTCTATCAACATTTTAATGGTAGACAATTTAATTCTTTGGAG GAAGATGTTTGCCGCGTGCTTTTTATAGTTGATGTACAGTTCACTGGTTATAGTGGTTCACTCGAGACTCAGCCTTCTCCGGCAAGCACAACTGAGCAGCCTTCATGTCCTGTTTGTCTTG AGAAATTAGACCAAGACATGGGTGGAATTCTCACAACTATCTGTAATCATTCTTTTCACTGCTCATGCATTTCAAAATGGGAAGATTCTTCTTGTCCA GTTTGCCGATACTGCCAGCAACAACCTGAAAAATCAATATGTTTTGTATGTCAAACTTCAGATAATCTATGGCTCTGTGTTATCTGTGGTTTTGTTGGCTGTGGGAG TTACAAAGGAGGACATGCCACAAGACATTGGAAAGAAACACAACATTGCTATTCACTTGAACTGGAAACACAACGTGTTTGGGATTATGTTGGTGACAATTATGTGCACCGACTGATTCAATCAAAAACTGATGGAAAATTAGTTGAATTGAATTCCCATTGTGTGCATGGTAATGATGGTTGTGCAAGTTGTGTTTGTTTAAAGTCTGGAGTTAGTGATGCTCTTTTGAACGGCAAAGTTGAAGCG ATTGTTAATGAATACAATGAGCTCCTAGCCACCCAACTTGAGAACCAAAAACTA TATTTTGAGACTTTGCTTCAAGAAGTCAATGAAGAAACTGAAAGGGAAATTTCAGAAGCAGTTAAGAAGGCTGTTGCACAAAAGTTGCAAAAGTTGCAGGCTAAGCTGGATAGGTGTCTCAAAGAGAAGAAATTTCTTGATGAA CTCAATGAGAATCTTTTGAAAAATCAGGACATATGGAAAACAAAAATACTGGAGATTGAAGAGAG GGAGAAAAAGGCTCTGAAAGTGAAAGATAATAAAATTCATGACCTGGAAGAACAG CTTAGAGACTTAATGGTGTATCTGGAATCAGGAAGAACAATGGAGCAGGTgtcaatttcaaaagaaataaaagatGGAACAGTCCTGCCAATATCTGTGGACTCTTCTTCAGTGACAAATTCCAGGGGTGTAAGAAAAGCTAATAATCGTAGAAAAAGCTGA
- the LOC110637142 gene encoding BRAP2 RING ZnF UBP domain-containing protein 2 isoform X4: MMGFPVGRKPSLSVLGVPNHMTYADFCQFCASFLHHILEMRIVRNDGMEEQYSILIRFDSQDSTDRFYQHFNGRQFNSLEEDVCRVLFIVDVQFTGYSGSLETQPSPASTTEQPSCPVCLEKLDQDMGGILTTICNHSFHCSCISKWEDSSCPVCRYCQQQPEKSICFVCQTSDNLWLCVICGFVGCGSYKGGHATRHWKETQHCYSLELETQRVWDYVGDNYVHRLIQSKTDGKLVELNSHCVHGNDGCASCVCLKSGVSDALLNGKVEAIVNEYNELLATQLENQKLYFETLLQEVNEETEREISEAVKKAVAQKLQKLQAKLDRCLKEKKFLDELNENLLKNQDIWKTKILEIEEREKKALKVKDNKIHDLEEQLRDLMVYLESGRTMEQVSISKEIKDGTVLPISVDSSSVTNSRGVRKANNRRKS, translated from the exons ATGATGGGGTTTCCG GTGGGAAGAAAACCTTCTTTATCAGTTCTTGGGGTGCCAAATCACATGACTTACGCAGATTTCTGCCAGTTTTGCGCTTCTTTTCTTCACCATATATTGGAGATGAGAATAGTCAG GAATGATGGGATGGAGGAGCAATATAGCATCCTGATAAGATTTGACAGTCAGGACTCTACAGATAGATTCTATCAACATTTTAATGGTAGACAATTTAATTCTTTGGAG GAAGATGTTTGCCGCGTGCTTTTTATAGTTGATGTACAGTTCACTGGTTATAGTGGTTCACTCGAGACTCAGCCTTCTCCGGCAAGCACAACTGAGCAGCCTTCATGTCCTGTTTGTCTTG AGAAATTAGACCAAGACATGGGTGGAATTCTCACAACTATCTGTAATCATTCTTTTCACTGCTCATGCATTTCAAAATGGGAAGATTCTTCTTGTCCA GTTTGCCGATACTGCCAGCAACAACCTGAAAAATCAATATGTTTTGTATGTCAAACTTCAGATAATCTATGGCTCTGTGTTATCTGTGGTTTTGTTGGCTGTGGGAG TTACAAAGGAGGACATGCCACAAGACATTGGAAAGAAACACAACATTGCTATTCACTTGAACTGGAAACACAACGTGTTTGGGATTATGTTGGTGACAATTATGTGCACCGACTGATTCAATCAAAAACTGATGGAAAATTAGTTGAATTGAATTCCCATTGTGTGCATGGTAATGATGGTTGTGCAAGTTGTGTTTGTTTAAAGTCTGGAGTTAGTGATGCTCTTTTGAACGGCAAAGTTGAAGCG ATTGTTAATGAATACAATGAGCTCCTAGCCACCCAACTTGAGAACCAAAAACTA TATTTTGAGACTTTGCTTCAAGAAGTCAATGAAGAAACTGAAAGGGAAATTTCAGAAGCAGTTAAGAAGGCTGTTGCACAAAAGTTGCAAAAGTTGCAGGCTAAGCTGGATAGGTGTCTCAAAGAGAAGAAATTTCTTGATGAA CTCAATGAGAATCTTTTGAAAAATCAGGACATATGGAAAACAAAAATACTGGAGATTGAAGAGAG GGAGAAAAAGGCTCTGAAAGTGAAAGATAATAAAATTCATGACCTGGAAGAACAG CTTAGAGACTTAATGGTGTATCTGGAATCAGGAAGAACAATGGAGCAGGTgtcaatttcaaaagaaataaaagatGGAACAGTCCTGCCAATATCTGTGGACTCTTCTTCAGTGACAAATTCCAGGGGTGTAAGAAAAGCTAATAATCGTAGAAAAAGCTGA
- the LOC110637142 gene encoding BRAP2 RING ZnF UBP domain-containing protein 2 isoform X3: MSPSSSTVVSVTTPKDHFRESEAMITGDYCDSSTSSSSPMTQAFPFSSGNPRIEETRGVMHLFSNDGVSGLPVGRKPSLSVLGVPNHMTYADFCQFCASFLHHILEMRIVRNDGMEEQYSILIRFDSQDSTDRFYQHFNGRQFNSLEEDVCRVLFIVDVQFTGYSGSLETQPSPASTTEQPSCPVCLEKLDQDMGGILTTICNHSFHCSCISKWEDSSCPVCRYCQQQPEKSICFVCQTSDNLWLCVICGFVGCGSYKGGHATRHWKETQHCYSLELETQRVWDYVGDNYVHRLIQSKTDGKLVELNSHCVHGNDGCASCVCLKSGVSDALLNGKVEAIVNEYNELLATQLENQKLYFETLLQEVNEETEREISEAVKKAVAQKLQKLQAKLDRCLKEKKFLDELNENLLKNQDIWKTKILEIEEREKKALKVKDNKIHDLEEQATFPCGCSLET, from the exons ATGTCTCCGAGCTCAAGCACAGTAGTCTCTGTAACTACGCCGAAGGATCATTTCCGGGAATCGGAAGCGATGATCACTGGAGATTATTGCGACTCCTCCACGTCTTCATCGTCTCCAATGACGCAGGCCTTTCCTTTCTCATCTGGAAACCCTAGGATCGAAGAGACACGAGGCGTCATGCACCTCTTCTCCAATGATGGGGTTTCCGGTCTTCCC GTGGGAAGAAAACCTTCTTTATCAGTTCTTGGGGTGCCAAATCACATGACTTACGCAGATTTCTGCCAGTTTTGCGCTTCTTTTCTTCACCATATATTGGAGATGAGAATAGTCAG GAATGATGGGATGGAGGAGCAATATAGCATCCTGATAAGATTTGACAGTCAGGACTCTACAGATAGATTCTATCAACATTTTAATGGTAGACAATTTAATTCTTTGGAG GAAGATGTTTGCCGCGTGCTTTTTATAGTTGATGTACAGTTCACTGGTTATAGTGGTTCACTCGAGACTCAGCCTTCTCCGGCAAGCACAACTGAGCAGCCTTCATGTCCTGTTTGTCTTG AGAAATTAGACCAAGACATGGGTGGAATTCTCACAACTATCTGTAATCATTCTTTTCACTGCTCATGCATTTCAAAATGGGAAGATTCTTCTTGTCCA GTTTGCCGATACTGCCAGCAACAACCTGAAAAATCAATATGTTTTGTATGTCAAACTTCAGATAATCTATGGCTCTGTGTTATCTGTGGTTTTGTTGGCTGTGGGAG TTACAAAGGAGGACATGCCACAAGACATTGGAAAGAAACACAACATTGCTATTCACTTGAACTGGAAACACAACGTGTTTGGGATTATGTTGGTGACAATTATGTGCACCGACTGATTCAATCAAAAACTGATGGAAAATTAGTTGAATTGAATTCCCATTGTGTGCATGGTAATGATGGTTGTGCAAGTTGTGTTTGTTTAAAGTCTGGAGTTAGTGATGCTCTTTTGAACGGCAAAGTTGAAGCG ATTGTTAATGAATACAATGAGCTCCTAGCCACCCAACTTGAGAACCAAAAACTA TATTTTGAGACTTTGCTTCAAGAAGTCAATGAAGAAACTGAAAGGGAAATTTCAGAAGCAGTTAAGAAGGCTGTTGCACAAAAGTTGCAAAAGTTGCAGGCTAAGCTGGATAGGTGTCTCAAAGAGAAGAAATTTCTTGATGAA CTCAATGAGAATCTTTTGAAAAATCAGGACATATGGAAAACAAAAATACTGGAGATTGAAGAGAG GGAGAAAAAGGCTCTGAAAGTGAAAGATAATAAAATTCATGACCTGGAAGAACAG GCTACTTTTCCATGTGGTTGCAGCTTAGAGACTTAA
- the LOC110637142 gene encoding BRAP2 RING ZnF UBP domain-containing protein 2 isoform X2 — protein sequence MSPSSSTVVSVTTPKDHFRESEAMITGDYCDSSTSSSSPMTQAFPFSSGNPRIEETRGVMHLFSNDGVSGLPVGRKPSLSVLGVPNHMTYADFCQFCASFLHHILEMRIVRNDGMEEQYSILIRFDSQDSTDRFYQHFNGRQFNSLEEDVCRVLFIVDVQFTGYSGSLETQPSPASTTEQPSCPVCLEKLDQDMGGILTTICNHSFHCSCISKWEDSSCPVCRYCQQQPEKSICFVCQTSDNLWLCVICGFVGCGSYKGGHATRHWKETQHCYSLELETQRVWDYVGDNYVHRLIQSKTDGKLVELNSHCVHGNDGCASCVCLKSGVSDALLNGKVEAIVNEYNELLATQLENQKLYFETLLQEVNEETEREISEAVKKAVAQKLQKLQAKLDRCLKEKKFLDELNENLLKNQDIWKTKILEIEESKGQRFPVPEMFPARKRPDMARRHFGPVSLNCKNQKCISNLRHAFFLRKKKKL from the exons ATGTCTCCGAGCTCAAGCACAGTAGTCTCTGTAACTACGCCGAAGGATCATTTCCGGGAATCGGAAGCGATGATCACTGGAGATTATTGCGACTCCTCCACGTCTTCATCGTCTCCAATGACGCAGGCCTTTCCTTTCTCATCTGGAAACCCTAGGATCGAAGAGACACGAGGCGTCATGCACCTCTTCTCCAATGATGGGGTTTCCGGTCTTCCC GTGGGAAGAAAACCTTCTTTATCAGTTCTTGGGGTGCCAAATCACATGACTTACGCAGATTTCTGCCAGTTTTGCGCTTCTTTTCTTCACCATATATTGGAGATGAGAATAGTCAG GAATGATGGGATGGAGGAGCAATATAGCATCCTGATAAGATTTGACAGTCAGGACTCTACAGATAGATTCTATCAACATTTTAATGGTAGACAATTTAATTCTTTGGAG GAAGATGTTTGCCGCGTGCTTTTTATAGTTGATGTACAGTTCACTGGTTATAGTGGTTCACTCGAGACTCAGCCTTCTCCGGCAAGCACAACTGAGCAGCCTTCATGTCCTGTTTGTCTTG AGAAATTAGACCAAGACATGGGTGGAATTCTCACAACTATCTGTAATCATTCTTTTCACTGCTCATGCATTTCAAAATGGGAAGATTCTTCTTGTCCA GTTTGCCGATACTGCCAGCAACAACCTGAAAAATCAATATGTTTTGTATGTCAAACTTCAGATAATCTATGGCTCTGTGTTATCTGTGGTTTTGTTGGCTGTGGGAG TTACAAAGGAGGACATGCCACAAGACATTGGAAAGAAACACAACATTGCTATTCACTTGAACTGGAAACACAACGTGTTTGGGATTATGTTGGTGACAATTATGTGCACCGACTGATTCAATCAAAAACTGATGGAAAATTAGTTGAATTGAATTCCCATTGTGTGCATGGTAATGATGGTTGTGCAAGTTGTGTTTGTTTAAAGTCTGGAGTTAGTGATGCTCTTTTGAACGGCAAAGTTGAAGCG ATTGTTAATGAATACAATGAGCTCCTAGCCACCCAACTTGAGAACCAAAAACTA TATTTTGAGACTTTGCTTCAAGAAGTCAATGAAGAAACTGAAAGGGAAATTTCAGAAGCAGTTAAGAAGGCTGTTGCACAAAAGTTGCAAAAGTTGCAGGCTAAGCTGGATAGGTGTCTCAAAGAGAAGAAATTTCTTGATGAA CTCAATGAGAATCTTTTGAAAAATCAGGACATATGGAAAACAAAAATACTGGAGATTGAAGAGAG CAAGGGTCAACGTTTCCCTGTTCCAGAAATGTTTCCAGCGCGGAAACGGCCAGACATGGCAAGGAGACATTTTGGGCCCGTTTCCTTAAATTGCAAAAATCAGAAATGCATTTCCAACCTCCGACAtgcattttttttaagaaaaaaaaaaaagctttag